A window of Ammospiza nelsoni isolate bAmmNel1 chromosome 19, bAmmNel1.pri, whole genome shotgun sequence contains these coding sequences:
- the LOC132081840 gene encoding olfactory receptor 14A16-like, producing the protein MSNSSSIRHFLLLALADTRQLQLLHFCLLLGISLAALLGNGLIISAVACSHHLHMPMFFFLLNLALSDLGSIYTTVPKAMHNSLWDTRNISYSGCAAQLFFFMFFISAEYFLLTIMCYDRYVSICKPLHYGTLLGSRACAHMAAAAWASAFLTAVMHTANTFSLPLCHGNALGQFFCEVPQILKLSCSHSNTLREVGLITVSACLVFGCFVFMVFSYVQIFRAVLRIPSEQGRHKAFSTCLPHLAVLSLFVSTAVCAYLKPPSMSSPSLDLALSVLYSLVPPALNPLIYSLRNQELMAAVRRLMTGCFQ; encoded by the coding sequence atgtccaacagcagctccatcaggcacttcctactgctggcattggcagacacgcggcagctgcagctcctgcacttctgcctcttgctgggcatctccctggctgccctcctgggcaacggcctcatcatcagcgctgtagcctgcagccaccacctgcacatgcccatgttcttcttcctgctcaacctggccctcagtgacctgggctccatctacaccactgtccccaaagccatgcacaattccctctgggacaccaggaacatctcctactcaggatgtgctgctcagctctttttctttatgttctttATCTCAGCAGAGTATTTcctcctgaccatcatgtgctacgaccgctacgtgtccatctgcaaacccctgcactacgggaccctcctgggcagcagagcttgtgcccacatggcagcagctgcctgggccagtgccttcCTCACTGCTGTcatgcacacagccaatacattttccctgcccctgtgccatggcaatgccctgggccagttcttctgtgaggTTCCACAGATCCTgaagctctcctgctcacactCAAACACTCTCAGGGAAGTTGGACTCATCACAGTTAGTGCCTGCTTGgtatttggttgttttgtgttcatggttttctcctatgtgcagatcttcagggctgtgctgaggatcccctctgagcagggacggcacaaagccttttccacctgcctccctcacctggctgtgctctccctgtTTGTCAGCACTGCAGTATGTGCTTAcctgaagcccccctccatgtcctccccatccctggatctggccctgtcagtGCTGTACTCattggtgcctccagccctgaaccccctcatctacagcctgaggaaccaggagctcatgGCTGCAGTTAGGAGACTGATGACGGGATGCTTTCAGTGA